The Lysinibacillus timonensis nucleotide sequence TATGCCGAATTTAAGTTCTATATTAATTGTTGAGTTGACATTAAACTTTGCTGGAAATGTTGGGATTGAGACAGGGTTATCGTATTTAGGCTTTGGTTTACCACCATCGACGCCTTCATTAGGAACGTTAGTAAGTTATGCGAATAATCCTTTAGTAATACAGCAATATTGGTGGGTTTGGTTACCAGCTTCGTTATTTATTTTAATAATGATGCTTGCCATCAACTATGTTGGACAAGCTTTAAGAAGGTCTGCAGATGCTAGACAACGACTAGGTTAGTAAAATAAACGAAATTAGTTCCTTAATCTTAAAATAAAAAATATGAAAATTGTTAAAGATAAATAAGAGAAATTTAATGCGCTTCATCTCATTTTATTTAAGATTGGGAGGAATTACATGAACAAACATTATAGATCCCTATTTATATTGATAACGCTAATGTTCTTATTGGTTGCTTGTAATGGAAGTTTTACGGAAATTGTAAAGGAAATAGACACGAAATCTGTTAAGGTCCAAAAAGAAACTACTGAGATTGAAACAGTCCAAACAGCCAATAATACTAGTGATGCAATTTTCGATTTATCTGTAACAAATAAAGGAACACCAATTGAAGGTGGAATTCTTCAAGTTGCCATGGTGAAAGACGAGCCATTTGCAGGCATTTTTCTACCCGAACTTTATGAGGATAGCTTTGATGGAGATATTATGAGCTTCGCATCAAATTCTATTTTTGACGTAGATGGGGATTTTTTAATAACCGATGAGGGTATTGCATCAATGGAAGTGGACCAAAAAAATAATAAAGTTACGGTAAAAATACGTGAAGGGATTAAATGGTCTGATGGGGAGCCCTTAAAAATTGAGGATTTAATCCTACCTTATAAAATCATTGCACACAAAGATTATAGTGGTAAACGGTATGACTCTTCTATTAAAAACATTGTCGGTATTGAAGACTATCATGACGGTGTATCAGATACAATATCAGGAATCAAAAAAATTGATAGCCGTACAATGGAAATCAGCTTCCATCAATTATCACCTGCTATTTTCTCAGGTGGGGATGGTTTGTGGACAAATGCTGCACCATCTCATCACATAGGACATATTCCTGTGAGTGAATTAATTGAGTCCGATGAGGTACGTAAAAACCCTGTCACATTGGGTGCATTTAAGTTTGAAAAAATTGTACCTGGTGAATCGGTTCAATTCATAAAGAATGAACATTATTGGAAAGGGGAGCCGAAAATTGATGGTGTCGTTGTACAAGTTGTACCTTCAAGTTCCATATCAGTTGCGATAGGTTCTGGGGAATACGATATTGTCATGGGCTTTAATGCTACCAAAATGCCAGAAATTGAGAAGTTTCATAATATTACAGTATTAGGTAGACCTGAGCTTTATTATTCGTACTTAGGTTTTAAAGTAGGGAAATTTGATAATCAGAACAATATAGTAGTTACCGATTTAGAAGGTTCAAAAATGGGCAATAAAAACTTAAGACAGGCAATGGGTTATGCCTTAGATATTGAAGCTGTTTCGGAAGTTTACTACGACAATTTAAGGGAACGGGCAAATTCATTAATACCACCTGTGTTTGCTTCGTTTCATGATGAAAGTATTGAAGGGTATTATTATGATCCTGAAAAAGCAAAAACTCTATTAGATGAAGGGGGTTATATTGATATTGATGGTGATGGCTTAAGGGAAGATCCAAACGGTCAAAAATTAGAAATTAAACTGGCGGCAATAGCGGGTGATGTGGCACAAGAAGAAATTATCACGTATTACTTGCAAAATTGGAAGGATGTCGGTTTAAACGTTACACTATCTTCAGGACGGTTGTTTGAATTTAATTCATTTTACGACAAAATCGAAACAGATGATCCAGAAATCGATTTATTTATGGGTGCTTGGGGTACGGGGACTAATCCATCACCGGCAGGTTTGTATGGTCAATCAGATCCGTATAATCTTACTAGATTTACTTCTGAGTTTTTAGAGACAACGATTAAAAATATCGACTCACCTAAAAGTTTTGATGCAGAGTACCGTGCTTCCCAATTCCGAGCATTTCAGGAATACATGGCAGAAATGGCACCTGTTATTCCAATGCAATTCCGATATGAAATTGTTCCGGTAAATAAACGGGTTAAAAATTATAGTATTGAATACGGTAATGGAACAGAGCTACATGAAATACAGTTAGTATCAGATGAACCTTTTAAAAACTAATATGAGCAATAAAGAAAGAGTTGTCCTACTTGTAGTGATCCTTTGCTAGGTATTGCTACATGGGCAACTCTTTTCATTTAATTTATACTTGAACTATGCGTGGCTCATGCCATTT carries:
- a CDS encoding oligopeptide ABC transporter substrate-binding protein, with protein sequence MNKHYRSLFILITLMFLLVACNGSFTEIVKEIDTKSVKVQKETTEIETVQTANNTSDAIFDLSVTNKGTPIEGGILQVAMVKDEPFAGIFLPELYEDSFDGDIMSFASNSIFDVDGDFLITDEGIASMEVDQKNNKVTVKIREGIKWSDGEPLKIEDLILPYKIIAHKDYSGKRYDSSIKNIVGIEDYHDGVSDTISGIKKIDSRTMEISFHQLSPAIFSGGDGLWTNAAPSHHIGHIPVSELIESDEVRKNPVTLGAFKFEKIVPGESVQFIKNEHYWKGEPKIDGVVVQVVPSSSISVAIGSGEYDIVMGFNATKMPEIEKFHNITVLGRPELYYSYLGFKVGKFDNQNNIVVTDLEGSKMGNKNLRQAMGYALDIEAVSEVYYDNLRERANSLIPPVFASFHDESIEGYYYDPEKAKTLLDEGGYIDIDGDGLREDPNGQKLEIKLAAIAGDVAQEEIITYYLQNWKDVGLNVTLSSGRLFEFNSFYDKIETDDPEIDLFMGAWGTGTNPSPAGLYGQSDPYNLTRFTSEFLETTIKNIDSPKSFDAEYRASQFRAFQEYMAEMAPVIPMQFRYEIVPVNKRVKNYSIEYGNGTELHEIQLVSDEPFKN